The following are from one region of the Pseudomonadota bacterium genome:
- a CDS encoding selenium-binding family protein, which translates to MLAASVMVLASFGHGVARADETCMSPYMAKIVGQEDFAYVWTLGQQGVGDEQDKLVTIDVNPKSAKHGSVVHTVSVGGRNEAHHGGFTDDRAHFWAGGLDTSRIFIFDVRTDPSKPRLVKTIEDFVAKSGGAVGPHTFYAMPGRMLITALSNHRDHGGRTALVEYTNEGNYLATYWIPTDDNLQGAKKAGSYADGYGYDVRALPRRNVLVTSSFTGWSNYMMDFGKLLQDKEAMKRFGSTVVIWNLHARKPKKILDVPGAPLEIRCAWQPNHNYCFTSTALTSKIWLIHEDAQGEWHAQAVSDIGDPSKTPLPVDISLSSEDDFLWVDSFSDGMVRLYDVRDPFHPKQIYEKKVGAQLNMVSQSWDGKRLYFTSSLLANWDKKGADNEQFFKAFQWDGKQLSERFAIDFTKEKLGRPHIMRFGAYALYARSTPSESLRVAAHE; encoded by the coding sequence ATGCTTGCGGCATCGGTCATGGTGCTGGCCTCCTTCGGGCACGGCGTGGCACGGGCGGACGAGACCTGCATGTCGCCTTACATGGCCAAGATCGTGGGCCAGGAGGATTTTGCCTATGTCTGGACCTTGGGACAACAGGGCGTGGGCGACGAGCAGGACAAGCTCGTGACCATCGACGTGAACCCCAAATCGGCCAAGCACGGTTCGGTGGTTCATACCGTATCGGTCGGCGGACGCAACGAAGCCCATCACGGGGGATTCACCGATGACCGTGCTCACTTTTGGGCGGGGGGGCTCGACACCAGCCGGATCTTCATCTTCGACGTGCGTACCGATCCCTCGAAACCGCGCTTGGTTAAGACCATCGAGGACTTCGTCGCCAAGAGCGGGGGCGCCGTCGGGCCGCACACTTTTTACGCCATGCCGGGCCGGATGCTGATCACGGCGCTGTCGAACCATCGCGACCACGGGGGCCGCACGGCGCTCGTGGAATACACCAATGAGGGCAATTACCTGGCGACTTATTGGATCCCCACCGACGACAACCTCCAGGGCGCGAAGAAGGCGGGGTCTTACGCCGATGGCTATGGGTACGATGTGCGCGCGCTCCCGAGACGCAATGTGTTGGTGACCTCCTCGTTCACCGGCTGGTCCAATTACATGATGGATTTCGGCAAGCTGCTGCAGGATAAAGAGGCGATGAAGCGCTTCGGCAGCACGGTGGTCATCTGGAATCTGCACGCGCGCAAGCCCAAAAAAATCCTCGATGTCCCGGGGGCGCCGCTCGAGATCCGCTGTGCCTGGCAGCCGAACCATAATTATTGTTTTACGTCCACCGCCTTGACGTCGAAGATCTGGTTGATCCACGAAGACGCGCAAGGCGAGTGGCATGCCCAGGCGGTAAGCGACATCGGGGATCCGAGCAAGACCCCATTGCCGGTGGATATTTCCTTGAGTTCCGAAGACGATTTTCTCTGGGTCGATAGTTTCTCGGACGGCATGGTGCGGCTTTACGATGTGCGCGATCCCTTCCATCCGAAACAGATTTACGAGAAGAAGGTCGGGGCGCAACTCAACATGGTGTCGCAGAGCTGGGATGGGAAACGGCTTTATTTCACCAGCTCCTTGCTGGCCAACTGGGACAAGAAGGGCGCGGACAACGAGCAGTTCTTCAAGGCCTTCCAATGGGACGGGAAGCAACTGAGCGAACGCTTCGCCATCGACTTTACCAAAGAAAAACTAGGACGCCCGCATATCATGCGCTTCGGCGCGTATGCCTTGTATGCGCGGAGCACGCCGAGCGAAAGCTTGCGCGTCGCGGCGCACGAGTAA
- a CDS encoding glycosyltransferase: protein MNILMMTNTYAPHVGGVARSVEGFAGAFRAHGHQVLVAAPLFKSTPENERGVIRFPAVKDINGSAFSVPMPAPLRLVAALKQFRPEIIHSHHPFLLGGTALRVAAARRLPVVFTYHTMYEKYTHYAPGDSQTMKHFVVDLVSGYCNLCDAVIAPSRTVAELLRERGVETPIQVIPTGINLPLFAGGDGQAFRRKYRIPARAFVLGHAGRLAAEKNLGFLTEAGIRFLEGNPNAYCLIVGSGPASEDLQTDFTRAGLAERLILTGALDQRDLSDAYQAMDVFAFASHTETQGMVLAEAMCAGVPVVALDASGVREMLRDEDNGRLLKREDPECFVAALAWVAALGAEARQRLREGAQRTASAFDMSGTAARALDLYASLRATAPTQRMRDHTLWDIAFRRLRGEWRILRNVVQAAGESLRPSLVWEVGPRGTEDPRAWPSQNALAGLENHPGKGAEPSATGADFKTRLLGWLWACLLRLQSVTWRKRYDGLDRLDEILDQHQRVLFCFWHGKYLPLFALMRGRPACVFTSKSDRGAIIAEICRHFGYECVQVPIR from the coding sequence ATGAATATCCTGATGATGACCAACACCTACGCACCGCACGTGGGGGGCGTTGCGCGCAGCGTGGAAGGCTTTGCCGGCGCGTTCCGGGCCCACGGCCACCAAGTGCTCGTGGCGGCGCCGCTCTTCAAGAGCACCCCCGAGAACGAACGCGGCGTGATCCGCTTTCCGGCCGTCAAGGACATCAATGGCAGCGCCTTCTCGGTACCGATGCCGGCGCCTCTGCGGCTGGTGGCGGCGCTCAAGCAATTTCGCCCCGAGATCATCCACTCCCATCATCCGTTCCTGTTGGGAGGAACGGCCCTGCGCGTCGCCGCGGCGCGCCGTCTCCCGGTGGTATTCACCTACCATACGATGTACGAGAAATACACCCACTACGCCCCCGGGGATTCGCAAACGATGAAACATTTCGTCGTGGACCTCGTCAGCGGTTATTGCAACCTGTGCGATGCGGTGATCGCGCCGAGCCGAACGGTGGCCGAGCTGCTGCGCGAGCGCGGCGTCGAAACCCCGATTCAGGTGATCCCGACCGGTATCAATCTGCCGCTCTTCGCGGGTGGCGATGGGCAAGCGTTTCGGAGAAAGTATCGGATCCCGGCGCGGGCGTTCGTGCTCGGGCACGCCGGGCGCTTAGCCGCGGAAAAGAACCTGGGTTTTCTGACAGAGGCCGGCATTCGCTTCCTGGAGGGAAACCCGAACGCTTATTGTCTTATCGTCGGCAGTGGACCAGCAAGCGAGGACTTGCAAACAGACTTCACCCGCGCGGGTCTCGCGGAGCGGCTGATTCTCACGGGGGCGCTTGATCAGCGCGATCTCAGCGACGCTTACCAGGCGATGGATGTCTTCGCCTTCGCGTCCCACACGGAAACCCAAGGGATGGTGCTGGCCGAGGCCATGTGCGCCGGCGTGCCGGTGGTGGCACTCGACGCGTCGGGGGTGCGCGAGATGCTGCGCGATGAAGACAACGGACGTCTGTTAAAACGGGAAGACCCCGAGTGCTTCGTGGCCGCCCTCGCGTGGGTCGCCGCGCTAGGCGCCGAGGCGCGCCAACGGTTGCGGGAAGGCGCACAACGGACGGCCTCCGCTTTCGATATGAGCGGAACCGCGGCGCGGGCGCTTGATCTCTACGCCTCGTTGCGGGCCACCGCGCCCACGCAAAGAATGCGCGATCATACCCTTTGGGACATCGCGTTTCGCCGCCTGCGGGGTGAGTGGCGGATCCTGCGCAACGTGGTGCAGGCCGCGGGCGAGTCGCTGCGGCCGAGCCTCGTTTGGGAAGTGGGGCCGAGGGGCACCGAAGACCCGCGCGCCTGGCCTAGCCAGAACGCCCTTGCCGGGCTGGAAAATCATCCCGGCAAGGGCGCCGAGCCGTCGGCGACAGGGGCGGATTTCAAGACGCGGTTGCTGGGATGGCTGTGGGCTTGCCTACTGCGTCTACAATCGGTGACTTGGAGGAAACGCTATGACGGTCTCGATCGCCTCGACGAGATCTTGGATCAGCATCAGCGGGTCTTGTTTTGCTTCTGGCACGGCAAATACCTCCCTCTTTTTGCGCTCATGCGGGGACGCCCGGCCTGCGTATTCACGAGCAAATCCGATCGCGGGGCCATCATCGCCGAGATCTGCCGCCACTTCGGTTATGAGTGCGTACAGGTCCCGATCCG
- a CDS encoding carbonic anhydrase, whose product MSQILQEVLAANAQYAANFGDKGKLAMPPARHFAILTCMDARLQPSKYAGLTEGDAHVIRNAGGRASDDAIRSLVISYKLLGTREWFVIHHTNCGMEFFTDEVMRGLLKNSLKTAALDAGGFRDVGPGPGASEGDYIDWLTIKNQEQSVTEDVRRIRSHPLVPRDIPIYGCIYDVGTGRLNEVKEAMAVGQAA is encoded by the coding sequence ATGAGTCAGATCTTACAAGAAGTGCTGGCTGCGAATGCTCAGTATGCGGCGAACTTTGGCGATAAGGGCAAACTAGCGATGCCGCCGGCGCGGCATTTTGCCATACTGACCTGCATGGACGCCCGCCTGCAGCCCTCGAAATATGCCGGGCTCACCGAAGGCGACGCGCACGTCATTCGCAATGCCGGCGGACGGGCCAGCGATGACGCGATCCGTTCCCTGGTCATTTCCTACAAACTCTTAGGCACGCGGGAATGGTTCGTCATCCATCATACCAATTGCGGGATGGAATTTTTCACCGACGAGGTGATGCGCGGTCTGCTGAAAAACAGTCTGAAGACCGCCGCGCTCGATGCCGGCGGTTTTCGCGATGTCGGCCCCGGACCGGGCGCTTCGGAAGGCGACTATATCGACTGGCTGACCATCAAGAATCAGGAGCAGAGCGTCACGGAGGATGTGCGGCGGATCCGCAGCCATCCCCTGGTGCCTCGGGACATCCCCATCTATGGGTGCATTTACGACGTCGGGACCGGCCGTCTCAACGAAGTCAAGGAGGCGATGGCCGTAGGCCAAGCAGCGTAG